Proteins co-encoded in one Arachis hypogaea cultivar Tifrunner chromosome 11, arahy.Tifrunner.gnm2.J5K5, whole genome shotgun sequence genomic window:
- the LOC112719791 gene encoding zinc finger BED domain-containing protein RICESLEEPER 2 — protein MDISDAVIVKSSRLKSVVWNDFDRIKKGDTCVAICRHCKKKLSGSSSSGTSHLRNHLIRCQRRSNHGVAQFITSREKRKEGTLAIANFNLGQDQNRDETLSLVNIKFEQTQLKDESVNAGTSTFDQRRSRFDLARMIILHGYPLDMVEHVGFRVFVKNLQPLFELVTLNRVEADCIEIYEKERKKMSEMLDKLPGKISLSVDEWTAGGNAEYLCLTANYIDESWQLRKKILNFIRVDRFHTEDMLSEAVMTCLMDWDIDRKLFSLILDSCSTSDNIAIRISERLSQNRFLYCNGQLFDIRCVINVLNIMAQHALGAVSEIAEKIREIVRYTKSSQTVQAKFNEMAKEVGILSQKCLFLDNPLQWNTTYSMLEAALEFKDVFILLQENDTSYRICLSDVEWERISTVNSYLKLFVDVIEIFTRSKFPTANIYFPELCDVKLNLNEWCKNSDEYISSLALRLRSKFDEYWEKCSLGLAVAAMLDPRFKMKLLDYYYPQIYGSMSPGRIEEVFEGVKALYDEHSIGSPLASHDQGLAWQVGSGTLCLPSSTKDSRDRLMGFDKFLHETSQGEGVKSDLEKYLEEPLFPRNVEFNILNWWKVHTPRYPVLSMLARNILGIPMSKVVPELAYNNSGRVLDRDWSSLNPATVQALVCSQDWIQSELEN, from the coding sequence ATGGATATCTCAGATGCTGTCATTGTCAAATCTAGTAGGCTGAAATCTGTTGTATGGAATGATTTTGATAGGATAAAAAAAGGAGATACCTGTGTGGCTATCTGTAGGCATTGTAAAAAGAAATTGAGCGGGTCAAGTTCCAGTGGGACATCACATCTAAGGAACCATTTGATCAGGTGTCAGAGAAGATCTAATCATGGCGTAGCACAATTCATTACttcaagagagaagagaaaggaaGGGACTCTTGCAATTGCAAATTTCAATTTGGGTCAAGATCAGAACAGAGATGAAACCCTTAGCCTTGTGAATATTAAATTTGAGCAGACACAGTTGAAAGATGAATCTGTCAATGCTGGAACTAGTACCTTTGATCAAAGACGGAGTAGATTTGATCTTGCTCGCATGATCATCCTACATGGGTATCCATTGGATATGGTGGAGCACGTTGGTTTCAGAGTTTTTGTAAAGAATCTACAGCCGTTGTTTGAGCTTGTGACATTGAATAGGGTTGAGGCTGATTGTATTGAGATAtatgagaaagagagaaaaaagatgaGTGAGATGTTAGACAAACTACCTGGGAAAATCAGCCTTAGCGTCGATGAGTGGACTGCTGGCGGTAATGCTGAGTATTTGTGTTTGACAGCGAATTACATTGATGAATCATGGCAGTTAAGAAAGaagatattaaattttataagggTTGATCGTTTTCACACTGAAGACATGCTTTCAGAAGCTGTCATGACTTGTCTGATGGATTGGGATATTGACCGCAAGTTGTTCTCCTTGATACTGGATAGTTGTTCTACTTCTGATAACATTGCGATTAGAATCAGTGAGAGGCTTTCACAAAACAGGTTTCTTTACTGTAATGGGCAACTATTTGATATACGCTGTGTTATAAATGTTCTTAATATCATGGCTCAACATGCTTTGGGAGCTGTGAGTGAAATAGCGGAAAAGATTCGAGAAATTGTTCGCTATACTAAAAGTTCACAAACTGTGCAGGCAAAGTTTAACGAGATGGCTAAAGAAGTTGGGATCCTGAGTCAAAAGTGCTTGTTTCTAGATAATCCCTTGCAATGGAATACGACTTATTCAATGCTTGAAGCTGCCTTAGAATTCAAGGATGTTTTCATTCTTCTGCAAGAAAATGACACATCCTACAGAATCTGTTTATCTGATGTAGAGTGGGAGAGGATCAGCACAGTTAATAGCTACTTGAAGCTTTTTGTTGATGTCATTGAAATTTTCACTAGGAGCAAGTTTCCAACAGCGAATATATATTTTCCTGAACTCTGTGATGTTAAGTTGAATTTGAATGAATGGTGCAAGAACTCGGATGAATATATCAGTTCTTTGGCATTGAGACTGAGAAGCAAGTTTGATGAATATTGGGAGAAATGTAGCTTGGGGTTGGCAGTAGCAGCCATGTTAGACCCTAGATTTAAGATGAAGTTGTTAGATTATTACTACCCACAAATCTATGGTAGCATGTCTCCCGGTCGCATCGAAGAGGTCTTTGAGGGTGTGAAGGCTCTATACGATGAACATTCAATAGGCTCCCCATTAGCTTCTCATGATCAAGGTTTGGCCTGGCAGGTTGGCAGTGGGACACTTTGCTTACCAAGTTCCACTAAGGACTCCCGGGATAGACTGATGGGGTTCGACAAATTTCTCCATGAAACTTCTCAGGGCGAAGGTGTAAAGTCGGATCTAGAGAAGTACTTAGAAGAGCCACTCTTTCCGCGTAATGTTGAATTCAACATATTAAATTGGTGGAAAGTTCACACTCCCCGGTATCCAGTCTTATCCATGTTGGCGCGAAACATACTGGGAATTCCAATGTCGAAGGTTGTGCCAGAATTGGCATATAACAACAGCGGAAGAGTCCTTGATCGTGATTGGAGCTCGCTTAATCCTGCTACAGTCCAGGCTTTGGTTTGTTCACAAGATTGGATACAAAGTGAACTGGAAAATTAG